The genomic stretch CGAAGCACGCAAGCTGATGTCTGAGCTCGCGGGCGTCCCCGTCGGCCAGGCCAGCGGCAGCCTCACCGACACCAGCCTCGGATGCAGCGCCCCCGTGAACGTCGCGGTCGGAGATCTCCCCACGCAGGAGCAGCTCACCCAGGACTCGGCCAACGTGGCGTGCCCGGAGGGCAGCACCGATCTCGGCGCCGCGTCCGGCGGATACCAGGGCAAGCGGATCCCCATCCGTCTGTGCTCGATCACCGGCACCGTGTGCACCGGCAGCGACTGCCGGTCCGGCGAGCTCGGCGGGAAGGCCCGCGGAGAGGTTGTCGTCAACTCTCTGGTCGCCCCCCACTTCATGAAGTGGCTCGAGGCGGTCCGCGCTGACGGCTACAACCCACAGTTCAGCTCCTCGTTCCGCAGCTGGGAGACGCAGGCATCGTTCTCTGGAGGAAACGTCGCTCGTGTCGGCTACAGCAACCATCAGATGGGCGCAGCCATAGACATTTCAGGACTCCCTGGCGGATACAACCGGCACAACTGCTCCGGATTTGCGGCAGACGGATCATGCAAGTCCAATGACCCCTCATGGAGCTCCTATCACAAACATGGTGTTGAGAATGGAGCGCTCTTTCACGACGAAGAATTTTGGCACCTGGAATGGGTGATCACCAGAGCCCCAGAGCGCGACGTCCCCTTCATCCCGGCTGCATGAGCTACCCAGAAAGCGAGCCCCTGTGATGCGAGTCAGCCTGAAATCCATTCTGGTCGTCGCGGCAGCTGTTCTGGGCATCCTCGCCCTGGTGGTGTTCAACCCCGAGAACCGACAGCAGCAGGAGACCTCGGAGCCCGAGGCCGCAGCACCCTCGGTGACGGCGGGATCACCCAACGAACCCGCGACCGAGCAGAACGCCCCGCTGGGGCCGGCGGAGGTCCCTGCCGAGGTCCAGGAGTTCATCGACAACTACGCCGACCCCGACGCCTCCGATGACGAGTGGAGCGAGGCCCTGGCACCGAACGTGACGCCGGCGCTGCACGCCTCGCTGCTCTCGAGCGACCGCGAGCTCGCACGAACAGCGGGGCACGAGATCCTCGACGTCAGCGATGGCCGGGTGTCGGTGGGGACGAAGACGGACGTCTCCTACACCCTCGAGTACGCCCAGCTCGAGGATGACCACGAGCACGACGGGCACGAAGCGGTGGGCCATCCGATCGTCACGGGGATCGACTTCACGGACGCGCCCGACGGCGCCGCACTGCCGCTGGGGACCGACGGCGTCGAGCAGGTCCGCGCTCCCGTCCAGGAGGCGCTCACGGCCGTTGTGGCGCAGCCTGGCGGGCAGAGCGATGAAGACCGCGAGCAGCTGATCCGTGACACCTTCACCAGCCCGGAGAAGGCCCTGAGCCTCCCTCGCAGCGTCGACGACGGCGCCGCCGTCCGGATCGGCAACGCCCACGAGCTGGTGCTCGCGGCCGAGGACGATCAGCTCGTGGTGCATGCGACCGTGCCCTACGCGCGCGACGGCGAGAACACTCCCACTTGGACCACCGTGACGATCGAACTCACCCGGGACGACACTGGCGCCTGGACCCCCCAGGACGCCCATCTCTGAGACAGGACCCCATCAGGGCAAGTTCACGAACCCCCAGGTCAAGCGCCAGGGCAAGGTGGATCGACGGTCCGCGATCGCAGACCACGCCGTCAGCTGACGAGGGCTGTGGGCAGCGCCTGAGCCGGGATCAGGCCTCCTCGAGCGGCCCGTGCAGCGTGTACCGGGTGATGGTCGCGGACCCGGAGTCGTCCTCATCGAGCCACCACGTTGTGCCTGCTGCTCCGCCGCTCTCGCGCACGGACTGCGGCTCCCCACGCCGTTCCCGGTAGACCTCCAGGGCATCTTCGTAGGTCGGGCACACCTTGTAGAGGTCGACCGCCGCATCAGGGGTCCCGAGGTTGCGGACCTCGAGGAGGGCGTAGACGTTGTGATCCATGGCCGCATCGTACGGCTGGCGATATCAGGGGTGCCGATCGCTCTGCTCGACGGGTTCTGGAGGGCCCGGAGAGAGGGGGGCAAGTGCTGGGGGAGAGTCTCTGGAGTGCGGGAGCGATGCTAGTCCAGCGATCCAGAACCTCTACGAGAACCATGTATCGCTGAGCCTAGCATGCGCGACCAAACGAGGTCCCGAACCTACGAACCTCCGAGGGTCCGAAGCCACGGGCCTGGGAACCTCCGAGGTCCCGAACCCACGAGGGTCCGAAGTTCCGGGGAGACGAGGTGACGAGCTCACGAAGCCGCGAGTCTCCGACTCTCCGAGATGAGGAGTGCACACCGGCGCAGGCCGACGAGCCGACACGGAACTTCTCCGCGGCGGTCACAACGACCCCCACCTGACGCGGTAAGAGAGTGACCCTCGTTCCAGACCTGGAGGACCTCTCATGACGCAAGCACCGGCGATCGATCGGAGACGAGCCGGCCGATCGAGCTCCCCTCTGCCCTTGGGCACTCTCGGGCCGGCGCGACCCTCATCGCCGGCGGCACCCTGATGATGAACGACGTCCCCTTGGTCGGCGCCGTCGCGTGCGTCGCCCCGCCGCTCGCCGTCGTGGGGTTCGCTCAATGGCGAGGCGCCAAGCGAAGGCAGCTCCGCAGTGATCTCGTCGAGGGCCTCGTCCCGCTCATGGGGATCGGGGTGGAGGTCCGCTGCTCGCGCTGGGCCAAGCGCGAGTACATCCATCCCCGCCCGGGACGGATCGAGGTCCGCTACGCCGCCGCCTCCCGCGACTGGGACCCGAAGTGGATGCAGCAGCTGACGGCAACTGTGGAGGCGCGCGTGGGCGTCGACTACAAGGTCGAGAAGCACCAGAGCGCCCGCAAACGCGTGTACCTGATCCCTGATATCAGTGAGGAGGAGATCACGGATGACTCGCCGCGTGCCGCTCTCGCCTACAAGGCAGATGTGGTGATCCGCGAGCTGCTCGGCAAGGAATCCAGCGCCACCTATTCGTGGGGAGAGGACGACTCCCTGAGTAGCATTCAGGTCGAATTCCCCAACGAGATCGCCGTCAAGCTCGTCAGCCGCATGAAGCGCCAGAGCGTTGAACGCGTCGTCACCGGCACCCTTCCCGGCCGCTGGCGCTCCTCCTGGGATATCGAGAATTCGACAGCGAACTTCCGGCTCCGCACGGAATTCCCCGCCGCCGTTCCCCACCCCAAAATCAACGTCACCGACGAGAATCGGTATCTCATCCCCAGCGCCGTCACCGAGGACGGCGACACCGTGTTCTGGGACCTACGCTCCACGGACCCGCACGGTCTGACCACCGGACGAACGGGAACCGGCAAGACCGTCGTGCTCCTCGGGACCTGCATGGAGTTCGCCGGCCGCAACTGGGCGGTCTGGGTCGCGGACCCGAAGCGCGTCGAGTTCCTCGGGATCCGGAAGTGGCCCAACGTCCAGGTCGTCGCCACCACCGTCGAGGACCAGATCGCGATGATCTGGGACGCCTTCGAGCTCATGGAACACCGCTACCGCCTGATCGAAACGGCCGGCGCCGACGAGGACGACTTCGAGCCCCTGCTCGTGCTGGCCGACGAGTACACCGAGTTCCGCAGCGCCGTGAACGCCTGGTGGTCCGAGAACAAGCACAAGGGCGCCCCCAGCAAGTGCCCCATCTTCAACGCCGTCGGCTCGCTCGCACGACTCGCCCGCAAGGCCCGCATCCACCTGCGATTCGGGATGCAGCGCCCGGACGCGGAGCTGCTCTCCGGCGAGGTCCGCGACAACCTCGGCGACCGCCACTCGCTGGGCCGCCTCTCCCCGCAGGGCGCACAGATGATGTGGGAGGCCGCCTACATCGGCACGAGCGTCCCTCGGAAGATCCCCGGCCGCGGAACCGCCACCGGCCCCGACGGACAGCCGGCCGAAGCGCAGGCGTACTGGACGCCGGACCCCCGCAAGGTCGCCCGGTCCCGCAAGGCCGGCGACATCGAGATCCTCGAGGGCCTGTACCCGACCTCGACCACCCACAAGCGGTTCACCTACGAGATCGAGGACGAGGACTCGCCGACCTGGCTCGACGACAACGACAAGCCGACGCTGTACACCCCGTGGGCTGCCATCACCCAGGCACGTCGCGTGCCGAGCCCGGACGCTGACCAGCACCTCACCCTCGACGAGCTCCTGGACGACCTGAGCAGCGCTCGCGAAGCGGCAGCCGGCGAGACCTCCGCCCCGGCCCCGGAGCCGCGCGAGGACCGCCATCTCCAGCTCGTGCGCGAGGACGAGGAACCCGACGACTACGGCCTCGTTCAGACCGTCTGCGCCGACCGACTGCGACCGGGAGACCTGATCGACGTCGACGGCGACTGGGTCGTGGTCGAAGAGGCCGTCGCCGACCCTGACGAGGAGGGCATGATCTCGATCGCCTGGCGCTCCGATGATGACGACGCCGGCGAGCTGGCGCTGACCGCTGACGACATGCTGGAGGTGCGACGGATGACCGAGGAGAGCGACTGACCTGACACAGCCCGCCGCCCGCCTTCCCCTCGACCGACCCCGGAGACACCATGAACTTCCCTCAGCACCCCGCTCTCGATCCCGGCCTGCCCCTCGTCTTCGTCGACACGGAGACGACCATGCTGGAGCCGACCCCGAAGCCCTGGGAGATCGCGCTCATCAAGCATGCCCCCGGGCAGCTCGAGGATCGGTTCCACATCATGCTGCGCGACCCCGACCTGTCCGATGCGTCGCCCGACTCCCTGCGCGTCAACCGCTTCTACGAGAGGCACCCCCGTTGGACCGGATCCGCTGCGCCGTCGGACATCGCCGCCCTGCACCCGAGCCACGACGCCGCGCAGGCGGTCGAGATCTTCACCGCCGGCACCGTCTTGGTCGGATCCAATCCCGACTTCGACGCCCGGGCCCTGGAGTGGCTGCTCCGCCAGCACGGGCTGCGGCCGCGCTGGCACCACCACACCATCAACCTGGTCACGTGGACCTACGCGCACCTCCTCGCACGGGGGGAATCGGTGAAGATCCCGACCTCCTCCTACGATCTCTCCCGCCGCGTGCACGTCGATCCTCCGGCAGCTGAGGAGGCCCACACCGCCATGGGCGATGCCCTCTGGACCGTGCGCTGGTGGGAGAACTTGACGGAGGCCCAGCGATGAGCCGGCGCGGCGTAGGCGCACTCGGCGGCCTCGTGGTTCTAGCTCTCGCGGGCGTCGCCTATGTGGCGCCCCCGGTGGAGGAGATCCTCCCGGACATCGCGCCCTCGAGCGGCAGCTCCCCGGCCTCGGCAGCCCAGGACGAGGACGTGGACGCAGACGCTCTCGCAGGCGCCTCGAGCCGCCTAGATGCGCTCACGATCGCCGAGCTCGGCCACGGGGACGACTACGAGCGGGACCTGTTCGGACAGCGCTGGGCAGACATCGACCGCAACGGCTGCGATCAACGAAACGACGCTCTGCGCGCCGGCGCCGCCGAGGTCACGACCAAGCCGGGGACCCACGGCTGCGTGGTGCTCGAGGCGACGATCGAGGACCCCTACACGGGCACCACGATCGACTTCGTCAAGGGCGAGAACACCGTAGATATCGACCATGTCGTGCCGCTCTCGCGTGCATGGCAGCAGGGAGCCTCCAGCTGGCCCGAGGAGCGCCGTGAGGAGTTCGCCAACACCTCGGGCAACCTCCTGGCGGTCGACGCCTCCGCGAACCGGTCCAAGGGCGATCGAGGCCCGGAGGAGTGGATGCCTGATGCCGGCCGCTGCGGCTACGTCATCCAGTGGATCGACGTGAAGACCGAGTTCGAGCTCAGCGTCTCCGCGGAGGAGAAGTCCGCCCTCGAGGACGAGCTCGACGAGTGTGAAGGGAGCCTGTGATGGACAAGGACTGGGAGTTCGTGATCCTCGTGTTCGGCGGCCTGGTGGCCGCGGTGTTCCTGCTGCCGACGCTTCTGCCCGAGCTCGTCGCCAGCGCGATCGCCAAGCTGCTCAGCTGGCAGGTCGTGGTCCCATCAGCCGAGGCGCTGGTGTCGATCCCCACCACCGGGGTCGGATTCGACCTTCCTCGCCTGCTGGTGGGGGCCGGGGTGCTGCTACTGGCAGCGTGTGCGGGGCGTGTCGCTATGACGCGCCGTGCTCAGGACTGACGCTGCGCGCTGGGCCGGCTGTCCCTCCACGCACGCACCTGCTGGCGGTCCCAGAGACGGGAGCGGCCGATCTTCCGCACCGACTCAGGAAAGTCCTTCGAGAAGTCGGTGTCGCGTCGCTGGTAGCGCGTGACGGTGTCGAGTTTGACGCCGAGCTCGGCGGCGACGCCGGCCCGGGTCAGCAGTCCCTCAACCTCGAGGGTGTCTCCCGCGGCCGCCTCGGCCACGGTCGACCGCATCCGCTGGCGCTTGTCCTGCCACGAGCGGATCTGCTGGAGACTGAACAGAGGGCGCGGCCCGGTGTACTTGACCGGCTTGGGGAAGTCCGCGTGACGACCGAGGTAGGTCCTCATCGACCCGTAGCTGAGCTCGAGCTCGTCGGCGGCCTCTTGGAGGGAGACGAGCCGGTCGGAGGGGTCGACCGGTGCGCCCTCCTCGTACCGCCGGACGGCCTCGGCATCGTACACGTAGGAGTTCGCGCACATGCCGCAGCGCGCGACCGGGCTCGGGAAGTCGGCGTGCTTCGAGTGCTTCCAGAGCGTCGTCGCGGTGACGTCGAGATCGTCGGCGAGCACCGAGAGCGGCTGCACGGTGCGCGTCGTTCCGTTGGCCGTCGCCGACCCGTCGCCGGTCTCTTCCCAGCGCTGCACGGCGCCCAAGTCGTAGAGGAGACCGCTGCCGCACTTGCCGCAGCGCACCGCGGGCGCGGGGAACCCGTCGCGCTCGGCGTGCTTGCGCAGCGTGCGCACGGTGATGCCGACACGCTCAGCGATGGTGGCTAGGGGCTGGGGCTGATCCAAGGGGGTTCTCCTCGTGGGGCACGAGAAAGCCCACCCTCCAGGAGGAATCATCTGTCAGAACGAAACCACGGTGGAGGGTGGGCCTCTCAAGGGTACAGGTCAGTAGGTCAGGATGCCTTCGACAGCTGCGGGGCGAGAGGCCGAATCTTGTCGAGTCGGACGCCGGAGAAGTGGTCATCACCGATCATCCCGACAGGAAGCTCCGAGTAGCCCAGGCTCTTGACGAGAGCCAGGGCGTCAGCGTCTTGGGTGACGTCGATGTAGCGGTACGGGATGCCCTTGCGACGGCAATACTTCACGAGCTGGTCGCAGCGAATGCAGTCGGGCTTGCCGTAGATGATGAGCGTGTCGGCCATGGGGTGCTGCCCTTCCTTGGGAGAGGTGGTCACCCTGTTACCGCGTCTGAGGGGTGCTGTTGTGACACTCCCACGGGTACGAGATCAGGCGGTGGTCGACTCGCCGCCGGCGGTGGAGGCTCCTTTCTCGAGGGTTCGTCGTCCACCTGCAAGATTACTCGCTAGTGCCCTCAGTGTCAACAAGCAGACGGGTCGCCTCTTGGGCGCGCTCGATGTACGCCTCGATCTCGCTGAGCTCGACGCGCCACTGGCGCCGGCCACCGATCTGGATCGCGCGCAGCTCGCCGGACCGCACCAGCGCGTAGGCCTGCGAGGAGGAGATCGAGAACATCTCCGCCACCTCGCTCAGCGGAACGAACCGGCGGCCGAGCGTGGGATGCGGTGAAGGTGAGGGGCTCATGTGCTCAGCGAAGCCGCTCGGCGAGGTCGCAGCAAGCCGGGGTCGCGAGTTGTGGATAGCCGGCGGCTACTGGCTCGAGGGTCACGGGCGGTGTCGCGGGTAGCGGATCCCGGCGGGGGCCGGCGGGGCGTTGAGGTACTCCGCGAAGGGGCAGCCGCTGAGGTGCGGGCAGGAGTCCACGGCAACGTTGCACGGCGTGCACAGCAGCCCGCGGACCATGCTTGTCGCGTGATCGTGGTCGATGACCGTGGAGAGCTGCTTGTGGCAGGCCCCGCAGGAGAGCCCCTGGATGCTCCGCAGCTCGTCGACGATGCGCACCATGCGCGGGGTTCGGTGGGTGTGGGCCACGGAGTCTGTGCCCCATCGTCGGTCCTCGGGCTCGCAGCGCAGGTTCTTGGGCACGATCTCCGGCCGCACGCTCAGCCTCTCCCGCCGGAGTCGCACTGGGGCCCGGTGGGTGCCTCCTCGATCGCAGGTGTCCATGCGTCCGTCGCTGCGAAGGTGGTAGAGGCCGTCCTCGCCCTCCTTGGCGTGGTCGCGGCTCCTGCTCGGCGCGTCGGCGCGGCGGGGGACCCCGCAGGCGAGCAGCGAGAGCCGCGCGATCTGGTGTCCCCTGCTCAGGTCGGTGTCGAGGAGGTCCGGATAGCGGCCGAGCCCGTAGCCGGCTGCCGGCAGCAGGGTCGTGATCCGGTGAGCGGGGAGATCCTCGAGGGACGTGATCGGGACATCGCCGCGCCGAGCGTGAACTCGAGCGTCGCCGAACTCGAGGAGCTGTGCAACGGTCCGGATCGGCAGCGCGTAGCAAAGGGCGAGGGCGTCGATCGTGAGGCCGCGGTGGCGGTGAACCCACGCGAGCCCGGGGGCCAGCCTGCGAAGATCACGCGTCACGCGGGAGCCTCCGTATCGAGGTGGGAGCGGTAGTCCATGTCGCTGTCGAATGGGTCCGGTGAGATGGGTGGTTCAGGTGGTAGTTGCCCAGACCAGCGCGGATCCTGCGAGCACGCCGGCGAATGAGCCGTAGACCAAGGCTCTACGTCGGCTGTGCAATCGGGTGGCGAGACGGTCCTCGCGTGCGGCCCTCAGCCATGCGTAGCAGTTCACGACGAGACCAGCAGCGCCGAGCAGAAGGATGAGGAAGCCGAGAGCTGTGAGCGGCGGGAACATGCGGGGATACCTTCCAGAAGGATCGGCAGTGCGTTGCAGGAAGAGAGGTCTCTGGTCGTGATGCCGCGAGGCCAGCCCTCTTACCCCGCTGACGTTCGGCGGGTCCGCACGAGGGAGTCGACCTCGGCGTCCAACCAGGTGGCGGGATGTAGCGGGTTGCGCCGCCGGGGAGACAGGCCGTAGTCGCGCGCCTCTCTGAGGAGGGCTGCGACTCGGTCCTCGAGTGCACTCCTGTGCTCGGAGGTGATGGGCTGCTCTAGCGCTTGCAGGAACCCCTGCGGGGTGATCTGGAGGCCCTCTCCCGGGCGGACGTCGAGGTGCACGGCCCACAGTGACTGGCCGTCGGCGTGCTCGAAGTGCGCAGCCACGGGGTGCCGATGGGACGTGACGGTCGTTTCGGGGCGTCGCGCGAGAGCCAGGAGCGACTCGGTCTCGTCGTGAGTAGGCCAGTGCCGGGGGAAGCTCTCGGGAGAGGCTCCTCCAAGCTCGCCGTGGGCTGGGGTCTGTGGGATGTTCATCGGCTCAGCCTCGCAGTTCAGAAAATTCGGGGGGGGGGTGGGGGCACACTCCCCATGTCCTGCTACAGGACACTTGTGCTGTTGTTCGGGGCGACGTCGGTGTCGCTGGTGGGTGGTGGGCGGTTCCTCCTTCCTGGCATGCCTCTAGCTTACGGGGCGACATGCTTAGTGTCAACACTAAAGCGGAAATTGCTTCGGAAGATCTCCGATCCGCCGGTGTGCGCGGTCAGGTGTGCAGCAGGGCGAGGACCTCCTCGGCGAGCTCGCGCGGGCAGGGGTTGTCGCCGTCGCAGCGTTCGTCATGTGGATGGCGCGCGTACGCGTCGAGGTGCTCACGAACACGGGTGATGGTCGCGCGGAGCGCGGCGGCGTGCACGACGAGATCCCGTGCGATGTCGTCCATGGTCGGCTGCCAGGTGCGGATCTGGTGATGGCCGAACGTCGGGCGGCAGGTGACGTGCGGGCCGTCATGGCCTTCGGCACGGGTGCAGTGGAACTCGCCGAGGTGGGCGAGGAAGCCGGGGCACTGCGGGGTGGTCGCCGTGGCGCAGTACGGGCAGGGGGTGCTCATCATGGGCTCCTCGGGGAGGGCGAGCCCCGGGGGTTCCCCGGGGCCCGCGGGCGGGTCAGAGCTGGGCGAGGCGGGCGAGGACCTCGAGCCGCTCGCCGACCAGGTCGGCGGTCTGGGTGATCTGGTGGCGCACCTCGGCGGCCTGGTCTGCGGTGAGGCCGACGGTGTCGCCCGTCTCGGCGTTGAAGCCGGAGATGACGACGGTGCCGATGAGCGCGTTGCCCGCGTAGGCGCTGGCGAGGAAGTTGAGCCGCCCATCGTTGGTGAGTCCCTCGTCGTCGGCCCAGACGGTGATGTGCTCGCCCCGGTTGTGTGCGGGGGCGTCCAGGATCTCCACCGTGATGTCGTTGGCGCTGAGTGCCTGGAGCAGCTGGGGGAGGCTGGGGGCGGTGCCGTCGTAGTCGAGGGTCTCGATCTCGCCGGTGGGGGTGATCTGGATCAGGTGCGACATGGTGTCCTCCGTGGGGTGGTGTTTCGTTCTGACCTCTCCGAGTATTCCAGCTGCATCACTTAGTGTCAACAGCAAACCGGAAATTCGGAGAACGGGGGTCATCCGTCCTGGGACCACTTGTCGGCGAGCCGACGGATGCAGGCTGCTGCGCGGACGGCCCCGCCCCAGACGTTGCATGCGGAGGGGGAGTCGCCCCACATGAGGGCGTCCCAGATGTCGCCCGCCGCGGCATCGCGCGTTGCGTACCAGTTGAAGGCGCGGCACGCGTCACGGCACGCGCTCCGGACGTCGTCACGGGAGGAGGTCGGCGACTCGGCGATGGCGGCGAGGGTGTCGGCCACCTTGTTCAGGGCTGCCGCGTCGGCGGGGGTCGCGGGCGGCGGAGTGGGGCCGGGTGCGGCACCGAAGTGCAGTGCGGGCGTCGGCTGGTCCTCGGCGAGGTGGCGGGTGCTGGTGCTCATGGTGTCCTCCGTGGGGTGATTCGTCCTGACCCCTCAGAGTCTGCCTGACATACCCCTCAGTGTCAACAGCAAACCGGAAATCATGCGGCATGAGGATGCGGCGACGACCGTGGGGAGTGGTCGCCGCCGCAGGGGTGGTCACGGGGTGTAGTGAGCGTCTCCGTCTTCGTCGTGCAGGGCGTGCGATTCGGTCCAGGCCTTTGCCGCGCCCTCTTCGCCGAGTGCAGCGAGGAGGTCCGCCAGCGCGTCCAGTTCGGAGCATGTGAGCTTGCCGGACAGATCGTTGGCGAGCACGCCGTCTGCCCATTTGCGCGCGAACTCGTGCAGGGCGATCGACAGGTTGTAGCCGCCGTCGGTGGGGGCCGGTCGCGTGGCGGTCATGCGCAGTCCAGCGCGGGGCGGTCGGGGTAGGAGATCCGCACACATCCGGCGTCGGGCATGCCGAAGTCCTGGACCGGCTGCCAGGACGGTTCGAGGTGCTCGGTCAGCTCGGGGTCGTAGGTCAGGAATCCGCCGTAGTAGTAGATCCCGTCGTCGTCGTACATGCGGAAGCGCACGCGATGCTGGCCCGGCTTCTGGACGGCCTCGCAGAGGCTCTCGTGGGCGTCGGCGGGGCCGAGGGTGCCGACGCGGCTGGGGATGATGCCGTCGGTGTTGATCTGGTCCTCGGTGATGGTCCAGGCGTACCCGGCGGCATCGGGCTGGGTGGCGCGCTGCTCGGCGGTGAGGGTCATCTCGCCGCGGCGGTGGGTGCTCATGGTGGTCCTCTCGGTCAGGCGGGCGTGACGGGGATGTAGGCGCGGGGCGAGTAGTCGATGGGGACAGGGCCGGAGGCCTCGGTGTAGATCAGGACGCGGCGCCGGAAGTTGAGGTCGATCCCCTCCTCGACCTTGGTGATGGTCGAGGGGGCCTGGCCGGGGAGGGTGTGGGTGTCGCCCGGCTTGGCGAGCGAGGCGAGCAGGAAGTCGTTCCGGGTGGCGGGGAGGTCGGCGTGGGTCATGGTGCTCCGTTCGGGAGGGGGAGGGGCGGTGTGCCGCCCCTCCCCGGGAGGGGGCGGTCAGTTCTGGCGGAGGGCCCAGCGGTGCAGGCTGTGGAAGTTGCCCTCCAGGCGGGTCCCGAAGGTGCGGACCACGTCGGCGAGGTCCCAGGCCTCGCCCCCGTCGGCGGAGGCCACGAGCGCGGCGACGGGGATCCGGTAGAACCCGTCGAGGTAGCGGGTGCAGACCTCGAAGGGGTCCCCGTCGCCGGGAGCGTGGCCCACTCCCTCGGTGCCGGTGATGGCGTAGCGCGGGCCGTCGCCTTCGCCGCGGTCGATCAGCCATGTCTGCTCGGGCTGGATCTCGTCGGCGTCGATGCCGAGGTGGGAGCCGATCGCGGCGCGCAGCGCGTGATCAGGGATGAGGGTGGCGGTGATGCCGCGGGTGCGGGTGATGGTGCTCATGGGGTCCTCCCTGGTGGGGTTCTTCGTCCTGACACCTCAGAGTCTGCCCGCTACACGCGTCACTGTCAACACTAAACCGGAAATTCTTTGATGGGGCCGTGGCCCCGCGGCCGACTGGTGGGTCAGCGCGGGGGATCGTCGTCGGTGGCGAGGGGGACGCCGAGGGCCTCGGCCAGGCCGTAGGTCACCGAGAAGCACGCGTCGTTCTCCCAGTCCTCGGGCGGCTGCGTGCGCAGGGGGTCCAGCAGCTGCTCGATCTCGCCGAGCAGTTCGGCAGGGTCCCTCGGGCCCGAGGGGTCGGTCTCCGGCGCCGGGCCGTCGTTGGTGGACTCCTCGTCCTGGTCGGGGGTGTCCCAGGCGGGCTGGGGGAACCAGGTCGTGTCGATCTCGTCGAACTCCAGGCCGAAGTGTTCGCAGATCTCGGCGGACTGGTGAGGGGTGGCCTCGGGGAGGTAGGCGGCGAGCGTCCGCACGGCGTATTCGGTGACGGTGCGGTTGTCCTCCATCTCCCATTCGGGGGTCGCCCGAAGGCGCAGGGCCTGGGTCATCAGCTCATCGAGGATCCGCCGGAGCCCCTGGGGGTCGGTGAGCAGCTCGGCGACGGCCCGGCGGGTCAGGGCCTCGGGGCCGGTGGCTG from Brachybacterium avium encodes the following:
- a CDS encoding helix-turn-helix transcriptional regulator, with amino-acid sequence MSPSPSPHPTLGRRFVPLSEVAEMFSISSSQAYALVRSGELRAIQIGGRRQWRVELSEIEAYIERAQEATRLLVDTEGTSE
- a CDS encoding glutaredoxin family protein, which produces MADTLIIYGKPDCIRCDQLVKYCRRKGIPYRYIDVTQDADALALVKSLGYSELPVGMIGDDHFSGVRLDKIRPLAPQLSKAS
- a CDS encoding DUF3846 domain-containing protein — translated: MSHLIQITPTGEIETLDYDGTAPSLPQLLQALSANDITVEILDAPAHNRGEHITVWADDEGLTNDGRLNFLASAYAGNALIGTVVISGFNAETGDTVGLTADQAAEVRHQITQTADLVGERLEVLARLAQL
- a CDS encoding HNH endonuclease family protein, which codes for MSRRGVGALGGLVVLALAGVAYVAPPVEEILPDIAPSSGSSPASAAQDEDVDADALAGASSRLDALTIAELGHGDDYERDLFGQRWADIDRNGCDQRNDALRAGAAEVTTKPGTHGCVVLEATIEDPYTGTTIDFVKGENTVDIDHVVPLSRAWQQGASSWPEERREEFANTSGNLLAVDASANRSKGDRGPEEWMPDAGRCGYVIQWIDVKTEFELSVSAEEKSALEDELDECEGSL
- a CDS encoding endonuclease domain-containing protein, with the translated sequence MTRDLRRLAPGLAWVHRHRGLTIDALALCYALPIRTVAQLLEFGDARVHARRGDVPITSLEDLPAHRITTLLPAAGYGLGRYPDLLDTDLSRGHQIARLSLLACGVPRRADAPSRSRDHAKEGEDGLYHLRSDGRMDTCDRGGTHRAPVRLRRERLSVRPEIVPKNLRCEPEDRRWGTDSVAHTHRTPRMVRIVDELRSIQGLSCGACHKQLSTVIDHDHATSMVRGLLCTPCNVAVDSCPHLSGCPFAEYLNAPPAPAGIRYPRHRP
- a CDS encoding exonuclease domain-containing protein, encoding MNFPQHPALDPGLPLVFVDTETTMLEPTPKPWEIALIKHAPGQLEDRFHIMLRDPDLSDASPDSLRVNRFYERHPRWTGSAAPSDIAALHPSHDAAQAVEIFTAGTVLVGSNPDFDARALEWLLRQHGLRPRWHHHTINLVTWTYAHLLARGESVKIPTSSYDLSRRVHVDPPAAEEAHTAMGDALWTVRWWENLTEAQR
- a CDS encoding FtsK/SpoIIIE domain-containing protein; this encodes MNDVPLVGAVACVAPPLAVVGFAQWRGAKRRQLRSDLVEGLVPLMGIGVEVRCSRWAKREYIHPRPGRIEVRYAAASRDWDPKWMQQLTATVEARVGVDYKVEKHQSARKRVYLIPDISEEEITDDSPRAALAYKADVVIRELLGKESSATYSWGEDDSLSSIQVEFPNEIAVKLVSRMKRQSVERVVTGTLPGRWRSSWDIENSTANFRLRTEFPAAVPHPKINVTDENRYLIPSAVTEDGDTVFWDLRSTDPHGLTTGRTGTGKTVVLLGTCMEFAGRNWAVWVADPKRVEFLGIRKWPNVQVVATTVEDQIAMIWDAFELMEHRYRLIETAGADEDDFEPLLVLADEYTEFRSAVNAWWSENKHKGAPSKCPIFNAVGSLARLARKARIHLRFGMQRPDAELLSGEVRDNLGDRHSLGRLSPQGAQMMWEAAYIGTSVPRKIPGRGTATGPDGQPAEAQAYWTPDPRKVARSRKAGDIEILEGLYPTSTTHKRFTYEIEDEDSPTWLDDNDKPTLYTPWAAITQARRVPSPDADQHLTLDELLDDLSSAREAAAGETSAPAPEPREDRHLQLVREDEEPDDYGLVQTVCADRLRPGDLIDVDGDWVVVEEAVADPDEEGMISIAWRSDDDDAGELALTADDMLEVRRMTEESD